A window of Cydia fagiglandana chromosome Z, ilCydFagi1.1, whole genome shotgun sequence genomic DNA:
TGCGACGTAATTCTCCTGGGTATCCAAACTATATGCCTTGTCGATATAATAATGTGTTTTAACATCGGTATTTTGAAGAGCGAATCTGCGTTGATAGTACTTGACCGTAGAGGAATTGCTAGGTGAGATTTTACTTAATATATctactttttaaataatattgttaACACTGCGTCgaaccgtccagtggcgcccacTTTAGGGGATTGTTTtgtaataaaccaattaaattaTCTATTAGTCAGTATAATAATATTGCTGTCCTACTTATTGCCCAACTCCTGTCGCAAACATTTTCGACTGATAAAATGACCATCGCGCGGATTTTATCTCATTGACTTACtcagaaaatatatttttgtgtagAATTATGCTCATCTGATCCCTTGTGTACATAACATAGTGTAATGATATACGTACGTATATCTATCACTACTTAGCTCTTTTATGCTAAAAATAAGTATACTGGTATGCAGAGTAACAATATACAATTGAAAATGTGTGAAAAATCGAAACAACTTTAATATTGTAAGGTTTTGACCGGAGTATTAATGTCGGATACATTAATATACCTTATATACCTACAGCCTAGCTCTCtattaatgtaattaaatacCTGTAAGTTAAGACGAATGACCGCTATTCTTTTTCACAGGGCATACGCTTTTAGCTACTTATTACCAGATCTGATATCATCGATTCCGCTTTCCTACgttttgaataaaatacaaaGAAGGGGTAGCAAGGATATGTTGATCCCAGACTTACTACCTTTAGTTCGCGGTGTGCGGATATTTACTATTCTGGATGACCTTACGACTCTCTTACAGGTGCGCTTTGAAGATGCatgtgtgtaattttttaactgtaaattgtttttaaataataaaattgatgGTTGTTACCTTGCAACAAAGATTtgttttttgacgtgataacgtcttataaattgaTGAATTGGTAAGGATGCAccaaaaagtgtcacgttgtggacagatctccatggtaacgttgtggacggatctccatggtaacgttgtggacggatctccatggtaacgttacgtaatgtaatggtacttaatgttttcttatgacgttatcacaaaataatcgtccgtaaaccgactttataaacaatattttttttacaacatACACTTTCTCAACAACCGCGCAATGTAGCTTAGACTATCCCAATATAATGAAGTACATTGTTGTAATGAACCTGTAGGTTAAGTATTTAGTAGGAAGCAAACCTGGGATAACTCGGGGCACTTATACTAAAGAGACGTAGCAAaatattttatcgacatataaatatacctatctatGTTACTGTCAACATAAATGTtctacaaattaaaaatatttatataaaatcgCTTTGTTTACTGCTTAAATTCTAAAAAGGTGTTTTTTTcgaaaagtttattttatttttaaactaaatgttttatactaataattttattttgttatttattacctatttctTAAATATTACTCCATCTTCATTTATTGCTAAAAGTTCATAAAAAGAGAAGTCATAAAGTCTTATATATCGACATCTTTCCGATATCCGATCTAGAATGTGCCCCGAGTTATACAGGTTTTGTAGTAATTTTTACcatgtttgtttttgtttatttcattttgttttattgaacaaagccctaaattaaaataatatatacgaCTTACTCGTATTTCACTCACTCTTGTAAATACACGCCACCTTTTGTGAATAAACTCAAAAGTCAGTGATTCAGAATGACTATAGGTACAAACCATTACAaacacctgcaataatatgttaggtactcttcgaaggccgcaaaaatatgtgacttgctcttatggctctacaaaaaAGATcacgtcagatatttttgcgagcTTCGTTGTTTAACTtattattgcaggcgactgtacctaattgAACTGTTTCTTTGTCTAATAATAGTTTAAACTCACTTTCTCCCACATGTTAGATTGGTTTTTATTGTGTTTTCCCtggttgccctgaaaaccagcgccatgaCTAAAGTATTTTAGACATCGGCATATGCTGAGACATCCATTTTGGTGttacaatatattattataggctaagttttatgttttacaccagataaagtatttctatttatatttctttGGCAGATAGTGACTACTTCGCACCTCTGGTACCGAGTTATCCGGCACGTACTTCTCGTCGTGCTTGCCATACATTGCTTTACCTGCTTTTTCTATATACCCTCGTGTTTGGAGTATTATGGTAAggaatagtgaatagaatcaggcgttacatTGCGGAAATCTATATtaattaaatccaaaatattactttgctaattcgcaaaaagataacgtgctagtcaatcagtgctagcCCGTTATAGCTAcctacttacttgcgtatttttaacgtgcaattaatgtttatttaatttaaaatgcgCAGATAAATATAACacaccaccaccaaaagaacaatactcgacacgtgtttcgcctctctacgaagCATCTTCAGGAGATGTTGACGGTCAAGtcaagtataacgggttagcactgattgactagcacgttatcttttcgcggattagataaagtaatattttgggtTTAATTATTATGGTAaggtgttatttaatacgtcattgGTTACCAAACAACATCCAAGCAATAAGAGACGTTTTTAAAGCTGATTTAACATATTCTTGACAGTTTCCGGGAATGTTCCTAAGGGATTCACGGGGTTCCTCGATACATTCAACGTTTCGCGTGCTTTCTATGACATCCCGACCAAGGAACGCTACATAAAAGCGATGTTTGTAGCTGCGTCTGCGTTTTTTAGTAAGTTCCTTTTTAATTGTATCGAGTTTGttgagaaaatatttatttttgacatACTGAACATATTTATaagagtaaataaaaaaaaaaatgcgtcTCCGACCGTACGTCCGACacatttatattatatagaATCAATCTGAACCAAAATCTGGCTTCAAGCCAACAGTCATTggtcagtaggtacttacataagaTTATAAAACTAATTTCGTCTACAGGTACTGGGTTCAACATGTTCAAGACCTATTATGAGAGCGAGATAATAGTCAACTCTATTATAATGTTATTCGCAGTAATGTTCAAGATGTACTCTATTGGTAAACAAGCGACGTTACTGTTTTGTGTATTGTACTGTTCTATCACTTATTTTAGGCCGTTCTCGGTGCGGCAAGACTATTcatattataggtattatatagtATAGGTAATTTCTTTCATTGGTTCAGTAaccccaaaattaatttgaCCTCCGACACGAGTCCTTACGAGTTGTCTCTTTTCTTTCGGTGTGTGGAAGTTCGTTAGCACATGCTACACATGTACAGTCCTATTACTGTACTACTACGTGTACAGTACTCTTTACCATGAGTGCACAGTGACCGTACTTAGTACTTACGAACCGTGGTAGTGCTTACGAGCATAGCATACACAGCATGTAACTTTTACTGATAAATTAGAGCGAATTAATACGGATTGTAGGTAAGAGagaggccacacccggtatatatatatagttattCATGCAGTGGCCCGCAGGTATACGAGCAACTATTTAAAGTAGTAggttacctacctaaatatataaatttaatataaatataatatttttagtgTACTGGCTGAAAACATACATGACCGTGTACAACTCGACTTTGCGGTACCAGGAGTTATTGGATCAAGTGGAGGTTAGTCCAACAACGAAGCACATAACATATAGCTAAACGATTGGTACGTTGGTTACGGGTCCAGTGAACACGTAtgttacagcttggcaaaaaagagtagaaattaaaaagtggcaacactgtagtgccgtcccgttttcttatatttattaGTTAGAAAGGGaagacactacagtgttgccactttttaatttctactcttttttacCAAGCTGTAACATACGTGTTCACTGGACGCTCACTGGATAGTCAATAtagtcatctctctctatcactcttccacaatagtgcgacagtgacagttgcgtttcgttcgctacggagcgttatcgattgcacgttggctacgcaccctgttCAACTTTTATATGGGAGGCGATAAATGTAAATTGAATGAAATAGTTGTTCAGTATTTATTTGTTAGTTTGCAGTTGGGGTTTTGGGATATCTCGCTAATGTTCAAAAACATATAATTTCACGTCGGACCCCACCCCATGCctatgaccttcgatctgaatcccttagttttcttatgtttttttagcttattatattaacagcaacagctttaagcaatatagtatgccatattaacttcaaagttcataaatcataagtcttcgagatatttggcatcaaagttgaacaattttaggcaaAACACTGGTGTtttggccataacttttgtgttaattagatTAAAATTTAAACCCTGGACACGTTTCTCGAGATGTCAAAGATGAatacaaatatgtagatttcgtacatgtaatgTAAGATCtttcactgcaaactagatacccAAAAAAAAGATGATAACCGTTTtacttataattctatctgtctGCAAAAAAAAAGAGGATACATACgatttaaaagttttaaaacttatcaaaaatctatgaaatcctcgggtagccccttaaataGGTAAAGTGAAAAACCCGACGCAATAAGTAGGTAAATTTAACAGCTTAGCCAACCATTTAGTTTAATCATACTCATAATCTTTATTGAATACGCTTTCATCACCACAAATATCTATAAGACCCTAACCAGTCGTATACATATATACGAAGAGCAAGAGAAATGCGTACAATTATTGTAATAACTAGACTATCTTGTACAGAACTTCATGAGTCACCACCAGTTTCCTGGGACACTAACGAGGCGTTTGCGTGACTACTACCAATATCACTTCCAAGAGCTCTATTATAAGGAATCAGTAGCTCTCGGCTACCTCTCAGGTGCGTTCATCGTGACTGATTGTAGAAAATGTCCTTTTTACACGCGTCCGCTTATGTCTGTATCTTAAGGGATCTacataaaaaagtaaacaaacaatttgtacattttcgggcaGTTATAACAttaattggttaaccaaccaaatacaaaaccgcctggatcagtcactgaccGACCTgattttaacctacattatttgatcatgtaagtAATGGTTTCAACTACCCTCTTAAGCTTAGTCTTAGGCctctggcttaaggagccatttgagagtagattttgattacttttatttaaattatcaatcaatcaatcaaaatatactttattcatgtaggcctagcaacaagctcttatgaatcgtaattaatcttaatctaattatcagagcaatttattgatgttaatattattccataataaaattggattattatacatgtcaaatttaacactaagaatttcacaaaaggatcgtcaaacattaaaaaaaaaattgtataaaaaaatactagtctagaatttctagaataaaatctaaatgtcaaaaaaaagcataagtaacaaacaagtagatagtattacatcggaatatccatttcctcatcaataatcaaatatacctaataaataaataatcatttcgaataacaattaatcccacgttgtattatcattcatgtagtcctgtgtggtataataagctttggaaataagtttacgctttacataatacttaaatttattaatagataattcagtaatatggtttggaagtttattataaaatcttacacaattacccatgaatgattttttaattttatggagccgagtgaagggcactgcgaacttatgtttatttctagtattaatattatggatttcacaatttttcctaaaatttacaatatttttatgtacatacagaatattctcataaatgtattgacagtgcactgtcattatgtcaatttccttaaatttatctctaagtgagtctctacggttcattttgtatattgctcgaatagccctcttctgcagaacaaaaatggtatttatctctgaagcaccgccccacagtaaaataccatatgccataatgctatggaagtaactaaaatatactaatcgagctgttttcacatcagttaactgacggattttgctcactgcaaaagctgcagagctcagtctattcgaaagagtagcaatatggggaccccactggagtttagaatctaaagttataccaagaaaaactgtactatcaactaattccaattcctcatccttcacaatgacacttgcttgcacatgccttacgttactactagtgacaaacttaatacatttagtttttttctcatttaacattaaattattaacattgaaccaatttactacttttgaaatagcattgtttacatcattgtaagcttgttgctgtcgtttgactttgaaaataagtgaggtgtcgtctgcaaacaatactatatcatggtgggtcttaacaaggaatggcaagtcatttatgtagataaggaacaggaaaggccccaatattgacccctgtggtacacccatagagaccaatgacccaggtgatcgctgtccattcacatcgaccctttgtattctaccatttaagtaggacttaagtaaattcagtgccgatcctctaacgccgtaataatgaagtttcctgattaatgtttcatgacaaacacagtcgaaggccttagataaatcacagaagacacctaaagcatctcgtgactcctcccaggcatcgaaaatatgcttaattagctcaacaccagcatcggttgttgagcgaccccgtgtaaaaccaaactgcttattatgcatcaaattattaacgttaaaatgtcgtactaattgagaaagaactaatttttcaaaaatcttgctaaatgttggtagcacagatatcggtctaaagttagtggggtcagagctgctaccagatttaaataaaggaattactttactatgtttcattagatcaggaaactcgccgcaatcaacactgttgttaaatataactaccaagtcaggcgctacaatttctactaaggatttgacagcatggacagagactccccagaggtcactagtttttttgacattaattgatctaaacgcctttattacatctgaggtacaaacatgttcaaaatgaaggtctccacaacactctggagcgttatcttttaataatgtaacagcagatgagggtgatgaatttaaatccttagttgtagatactggtacctcggtgaaaaatttttcaaattctgtagctacttctaaattagaatctataattttgttatcaatgtttagtttaagttctttaattgtgtgtttcgaacgaccagtctccacatttattactttccaggttgctttaataatgtctgaactactttttattttctgacttagataatttcgcttagctatatgacaatctactttaaacttcttcgaatacgccttcacatgttctttaaattcatcactctgattaaaccgccgttcctcatataaggcatacagttcacgtcttctttgatgtaagtccgcagtagcccactcactaaaaactgatgcaccactaactacgaccgattttgaggtgaatatcgcattataatgattcataaaagtgtgaaagaatgaattatacatactattaggactcatatcggaagacaaaaagggtagcgcctgaactaaacttagcttcattctttccacgcggtccgaggttactggtacaaaagttatttgttttctcatggtatttttcctaaatgcctcaaataccattaattgacctaagtggtcagattctaaattgctgataacttttttagcaataggaaaaatatctgtgaaaatattatctatacaggttgcactagtagcagtcactctagtgggctccataaacatgtggttgagattacaagatttaaaaagattcaataatctacaagacattgttgaattttccataatatttacattaaagtcGCCGCATATAAGCAATTTCTTACTAGAAGATGATATTTTACGTAGGGCAGATTCCATTATGTtttcaaataattaaatacctaaagatacagagtatagttacAGTTGTTGACTCTGCATAATGATTGTATGGGTGTACAGCGGCCGCAACCATGTACAATGTAAGAGATTCCTGTCAAATATCTAAAGTGCATACAAAATCGGAATGATGTCTAATGCCATTGGGAGTATTGAATTCAGATATAATTGTAGGATTGCGTCAATTCTTTGCTTAAATTGTAACAGTATAAGTATTCTATGATCCAATCACTTATGGTATCTCCTGAATTCAGCTTTTTGTATTTTCCGCTCCGCTAACCTTACGTTTTTGTACATTCAAGTGGCCGTTAGCGGCCGCTATGCAGATcaaaaatgaaaacaaaataatGCTCAGTTAATAGACAGTGTCGGTCTGCATTACAATCTTTTAGCGGAAACGGTGATTTACTCTAAAACATAACCAAAAATTATATTCCAGCACAACTTCAGGATGAGATACGTCTCAATTCTTACCAGATTTTTGTGGACAAAATGGTGGTCTTTCAGAATCTGCCACCGGCATTCTTGGGCAGAGTCATGGGCTATCTTGAACATGATGTAAGTACTCAAATCACTTACCGTAGTACCAACTTACTCTTATATTCAATTTGGGAGATAGTGGTAATTCACTCctgttagtaattggccaccctaatctaaaaatgaattctattcacccgGCGAATTACCGTTATGTGTCGGCTAAGGGGCATTGTGCTTTATGGTTTGTCTCTACAGCAAGCATCCATCAGAGCAAAAGCGAGGTCGCCAAGTGGTTCGAGGATGCTATTTCTTGCTATACCTATTTTCCTACTTGCACCGCTTTGCTCCCTAGTGATTCACGGATGCCTGTTTCATTGCCACGTGTCAAATTATCGCGAAATAAAagaatttttgtttttctttaaagATATTCTTACCTGACGACCTTGTCTTCCACGTTGGAGACTTATGCAAGCACGTGTACTTCATTTGCACGGGGACCCTGGCTCTTTATACCGTGAAAGGAGTTGAGGTTGGTTTAAGAGCACATGCATAATATATTAAATGTTACGAGATATgttcaatatataaaaatgtggcTGCTACAATGTATATCTTAAATAACAactgaaaatatttaaaatacaagaaaaaatatcacttgcaACAACTAGTCGCCTTTTTGGGCAGCTTTCTTTATATATGATCAGAAATATACAGTTAATTTGTGTATGGCGTTAGAGATAAAGAGAAAAGAAGACGAGTTAAGAGAGAGATAAACCAAACAAAGGGGAGAGAGAAGCTAACTCTGCTTATTATACTTTCATAGGAATTTGATTGTAATGGTAGAACATCCACCTTCTGTCACTGCAGTTTGTGCGTTAGTTATATCTTGTCTCTATATTAAcacgcttttattaggtcgaccagtatttaactatgtaatggaatctaaggtaactaatttaaccatcttccaaggatcgtagcgtcatgaaaattggcagctgtatgtagttctgatgacaatacaataatatggagCCGAAAGATATGTTACGTTAGAAAAGTCTTGTAATGAACTTTGACCACGATTAGGtttcaaggtctgatgatgaagCCGGGAGATAGGCATTCCATGACGGAATATCATATCATAGTCGTGTTTACACTTCTGAGAAAGGTCACGGAATGGACTTTGAACACGATCAGGCATCAAGCGTGTTTTTCTAGTGTTTTTAAACTATTAAATATTCATGTACTCGTAGGCACTGCACTTCGAAGACGGCGATTTTGTCGGCGGGGTGTCGCTGCTGACGCAGAGCACCAGGCGCGTCACTACACTGGTGGCCATTGAAATCACGCACACCTATCGACTGAGCTTAGATCATATAAGGTGATTACTGCTCATAGTTACATTCGTAGTTTGAGTCTATTTAGGACATATATGACTAATAAGCCCAGACCTATTTATAGCAATAATTGGTTTTAATGTTGTTTGTGTTATCATAATAGAAAAGCAAATACATTTCAAACAGTTCCATGAACAACAAAATAGGTAACAGTAGGTATCATCATCATAGGTCATTACCCATCAAATAATGACAACAAACAAATTTAGTTGCCGTTAGCACTCAAAAGTTAAGTCTGGTTCCAGTAAACCAGTAAATGTATGTAAGTACGTGTGTGAAGTACAGTTAATAACTAGCTACTAACATTTCAGAGAGCTCGCCAAAGTGAACCCGGCGTTGCTGAACCGTATCAAGAAGGAGACGTACAAGCGCTTCACACAGATCACGCATATTGACGAGCTGATCCTCCGTGAGGGACCTCCCACGGACCATTAggataagtaagtacctacct
This region includes:
- the LOC134679154 gene encoding potassium voltage-gated channel subfamily H member 6-like, which gives rise to MLIKKPNASWCSRVCREVHKQFLISEHHPLISDYIRSYHALLEERRRYFLEGRSVIHPLSMFRAYAFSYLLPDLISSIPLSYVLNKIQRRGSKDMLIPDLLPLVRGVRIFTILDDLTTLLQVRFEDAFSGNVPKGFTGFLDTFNVSRAFYDIPTKERYIKAMFVAASAFFSTGFNMFKTYYESEIIVNSIIMLFAVMFKMYSIVYWLKTYMTVYNSTLRYQELLDQVENFMSHHQFPGTLTRRLRDYYQYHFQELYYKESVALGYLSAQLQDEIRLNSYQIFVDKMVVFQNLPPAFLGRVMGYLEHDIFLPDDLVFHVGDLCKHVYFICTGTLALYTVKGVEVGLRAHALHFEDGDFVGGVSLLTQSTRRVTTLVAIEITHTYRLSLDHIRELAKVNPALLNRIKKETYKRFTQITHIDELILREGPPTDH